Below is a window of Candidatus Syntrophosphaera sp. DNA.
CAGCATGCCGGCGAAAGGCCCGATCCCCACCCAGACGCAAAAGATGATCGCCCAGACGATGGCCTCGATCGACCTGAAGAGCGTGGATATGGTGCGGATGGCCACATAGGCGATCCGGCCCGGCAAAGTGGAGTACATCAGGTTTTTGGCCGCGAAGAAGCTGAGCAGGAAGGCGAAGGGGATGGCGAAGACCGTGGCCAGCAGGGCCAGGTAGATCGTCTCCATCAAGGCGGCGAGCATCGGCGTCAACTGCTTCAGATTGGGATTGAAGATACCCTTCAGGATGTTCTGGGCGTTGCCCGCCTGGGTAAGAAAAGCCAGCGGCTTCACCTCCACGATCACCCAACCTACCACAAAGCTGAGCAGCACCGCGACCAGGATCTCGCGCTTCCAAAACTCTCCTGTATCCTTGTTGGCTGGATCGGCGATCCGAGCGCCGAGGCTGTGCTTCACAGCGCCCAAACCCAGCGCCGTGAGCAGAGGCAGACCCCAGATGAACCAACCCGGAAACTTCATCTCATAGAGCCTGAACCCCAGCCAGGCCAGGCTGCCCCAGATATAGAGCCAGAGCAGGTATTCGATCGCGCACGCTTTGATGTACTTCATAAACGGTAAGCTCTTCGTCTGCCGATAATCGTCAAGCACTTTTTGCTCCGCAGTCCCCAAAACAAATCTGATAAAGGCTTTGCCGGATCTTCAACCTTTATTTCCTTGACACTCATCCCCCCTATCAATTTTTAGGTTGTTTTCAGGCAAATTTTACATCCAACCCCGTTTTCGGGAATGGAACAAGGAAAGATCATGGAAATCAGTAAAACCTACGCAGCAAAGCAAATAGAGCAAAAATGGTACGACTTTTGGGAAAGCCGGGGCTACTTCCGCCCCGCTGGCGATGAGGGCAAAAAGCCCTTCACCATCCTGATCCCGCCGCCCAACGTGACGGGCATCCTGCATGTCGGACACGTGCTGAACAACACCCTGCAGGACGTGGTGGTCCGCTACCACAGGATGCTGGGGGAGCCGACCCTCTGGCTGCCGGGCGTTGACCATGCCGGCATCGCCACCCAGAACATGGTGGAAAAGAGCCTGGCCAAGGACGGGCTGAGCCGCCACGACATCGGGCGGGAAAAACTGGTTGAGCTGATCTGGCAATGGAAGCGGGATAAAGGCGACACCATCATCGACCAGCTCAAGCTGCTGGGCGCTTCCTGCGATTGGGACCGCCTGCGCTTCACCATGGACGAGATGCTTTCCCGCGCCGTTAAAGAGGTCTTCATCAGCCTGTATGAAGACGGCCTGATCTACAAGGGCAAATACATCATCAACTGGTGCCCGCGCTGCGTGACCGCCCTGGCCAACGATGAGGTGGAACACGCCGATGAATCCGGAAGCCTCTGGTACATCCGCTATCCCTTTGCCGATGGGAGCGGACATCTGATCGTGGCCACCACGCGCCCGGAAACCATGCTGGGCGACACCGCCGTGGCCGTGAATCCCAAGGACGAACGCTTTAAACACATCATCGGCAAAGAGGTCGCCCTGCCCCTCACTGGAAGGAAGATCCCCGTCATCGCAGACGAATATGTGGACCTCGAATTCGGCACTGGCTGCGTGAAAGTGACCCCAGCCCACGACCCCAACGACTTTGAGATCGGCCGCCGCCACGATCTGCCCCAACTGCTGGTGATGGACGAACACGGCATCATGAACGCCGCCGCCGGAGCCGATTTCGAGGGCATGGAGCGCTACGCCTGCCGCGCCAAGATCGTCCAGATGCTGACAGACCAACATCTCCTGGAAAAGATCGAAAAGCACGATCATGCCGTGGGGCATTGCTATCGCTGCGACACCGTGATCGAGCCCTATCTTTCGGACCAGTGGTTCGTGAAGATGAAGCCCCTGGCCGGGCGCGCCATCGAGGTGGTGGAATCCGGCGAAGTGCGCTTCCAGCCTGAACGCTGGACCAAGGTCTACATGCACTGGATGAACAACATCCGCGATTGGTGCATCAGCCGCCAGATCTGGTGGGGACATCGCATCCCGGCCTATTATTGCGATGACTGCGGCAGGATGGTGGTGGCCAAGGATACTCCGTCCCAATGCCCCGCC
It encodes the following:
- the phnE gene encoding phosphonate ABC transporter, permease protein PhnE, which codes for MKYIKACAIEYLLWLYIWGSLAWLGFRLYEMKFPGWFIWGLPLLTALGLGAVKHSLGARIADPANKDTGEFWKREILVAVLLSFVVGWVIVEVKPLAFLTQAGNAQNILKGIFNPNLKQLTPMLAALMETIYLALLATVFAIPFAFLLSFFAAKNLMYSTLPGRIAYVAIRTISTLFRSIEAIVWAIIFCVWVGIGPFAGMLALWIHSIAALIKLYSEQIENVDPGPLEAIRATGASTLQVWRYAVTPQILAPYLAFTIYRWDINVRMATIVGFVGGGGIGLALNQQQQMLAWRNVGLIMWLIAIVVWVMDMFSGYIREKLVVN